One part of the Vitis riparia cultivar Riparia Gloire de Montpellier isolate 1030 chromosome 15, EGFV_Vit.rip_1.0, whole genome shotgun sequence genome encodes these proteins:
- the LOC117931600 gene encoding cytochrome P450 76T24-like, producing MDYITFLLLLPLLWAFAHVLNFSPFPQKYSGKARLPPGPRPLPIVGNLFKLRDQPHKSLADLSKIYGPIMFLKLGSIPTIIISSSKTAQQVLQKNDQPLSNRVVPDAVCALDHHQNSMMWLPASARWRNIRKTMIMHFFSLQRLDATQALRRTKVQELLDHAHQSCSRGEAVNIGRAAFTTSLNLLSNTVFSTDLVHHDSKFSQEIKDIVWGVMEEIGRLNVADYFPVFRLLDPQGIRRAMKIYFSKLSDIFYGIIDQRLKSEASSAASNDVLDALLNLTKEDNHEWSFSDTIHLLLDTFLAGTDTTSSTVEWAMAELISNPKTMAKARRELQEVLGKDGIVQESDISKLPYLQSIVKETLRLHPPAPLLLPHKAQADVEICGFTVPKNSQVLVNAWAIGRDPNTWTNPNAFVPERFLGSEIDVKGRDFEVIPFGSGRRMCPGMPLAHRMVHLMLASLLHSFDWKLEDGLKPEDMDMSEKFGITLQKAKPLRAIPIRI from the exons ATGGATTACATTACATTTTTGCTTTTGCTTCCCCTTCTGTGGGCATTTGCTCATGTCCTCAATTTCAGTCCATTCCCCCAGAAATATTCAGGAAAAGCCAGACTTCCACCAGGGCCTAGACCTCTTCCGATCGTCGGAAACCTCTTCAAACTGCGCGACCAACCCCATAAGTCACTTGCTGATCTCTCCAAAATTTATGGTCCTATAATGTTCCTCAAGCTTGGGAGCATTCCCACCATTATCATTTCCTCTTCAAAAACTGCCCAACAAGTCCTACAGAAGAACGATCAACCCCTCTCTAACCGGGTAGTCCCTGATGCTGTCTGCGCACTTGACCATCACCAGAACTCGATGATGTGGTTGCCAGCTTCAGCTCGTTGGCGAAACATTAGAAAAACCATGATCATGCACTTTTTTTCCCTGCAGCGGCTCGATGCCACCCAAGCCTTACGTCGAACCAAGGTGCAGGAACTACTTGACCATGCGCATCAGAGTTGCAGTAGAGGTGAAGCGGTCAATATTGGTCGAGCAGCCTTCACCACAAGCCTTAATTTGCTATCCAACACTGTTTTCTCTACTGATTTGGTTCATCATGATTCTAAATTTTCACAAGAGATCAAGGATATCGTATGGGGTGTGATGGAAGAAATTGGAAGGCTGAACGTTGCAGATTATTTCCCGGTCTTTAGATTACTAGACCCACAAGGAATACGCCGagccatgaaaatttattttagtaagctaagtgatattttttatggtatcaTCGATCAACGGTTGAAATCGGAAGCTTCATCGGCGGCCAGCAATGATGTGTTAGATGCCCTACTCAATCTCACCAAGGAAGATAACCATGAGTGGAGCTTCAGTGATACAATACATCTGCTTCTG GACACGTTTTTGGCGGGGACCGACACAACGTCCAGCACAGTGGAGTGGGCAATGGCAGAGTTGATAAGCAACCCAAAAACAATGGCAAAAGCTCGAAGGGAGCTCCAAGAAGTCCTTGGCAAGGATGGGATAGTTCAAGAATCAGATATCTCAAAGCTCCCTTACTTACAGTCCATAGTTAAAGAAACCCTTCGGTTGCACCCGCCAGCCCCATTACTACTTCCCCATAAAGCCCAAGCTGATGTAGAAATATGTGGCTTCACAGTTCCAAAGAATTCACAAGTACTAGTTAATGCATGGGCCATTGGTCGAGATCCAAACACGTGGACGAACCCAAATGCATTTGTGCCCGAAAGGTTTCTAGGGAGTGAGATTGATGTCAAAGGCCGAGATTTTGAGGTGATTCCATTTGGTTCTGGAAGAAGAATGTGTCCAGGAATGCCATTAGCACATAGAATGGTTCACCTGATGTTGGCCTCGCTTCTTCACTCCTTTGATTGGAAGCTTGAAGATGGTCTGAAACCAGAAGATATGGACATGAG
- the LOC117931886 gene encoding cytochrome P450 76T24-like, with amino-acid sequence MAGTHTTSSTIEWAMTELLHKPKTRVKDRSELEEVLGKGTRVQESDTAKLPYLQAVVKETFRLHPPVPLIIREEAGMNSEICGYTVPKSAQVLINVWAIGRDPTTWSDPNEFAPERFLGSEIDVKGQDFELIPFGAGRRICLGLPLAHWMVHLMLASLLHSFDWKLQGDMKPEEMDMSQKFGVSLQKAQPLLAIPIKV; translated from the coding sequence ATGGCTGGGACACACACCACCTCGAGTACCATAGAATGGGCAATGACAGAGTTACTACACAAACCGAAAACAAGGGTGAAAGATAGAAGCGAGCTCGAAGAAGTCCTAGGCAAGGGTACGAGAGTTCAAGAATCTGACACCGCAAAGCTCCCTTACTTGCAGGCAGTGGTGAAGGAAACCTTCAGGTTGCACCCACCAGTCCCATTGATAATTCGTGAGGAGGCTGGAATGAACTCAGAAATATGTGGCTACACGGTCCCCAAATCTGCACAAGTACTCATTAACGTATGGGCGATTGGCCGAGACCCAACCACATGGTCAGACCCGAATGAATTTGCGCCTGAAAGGTTTTTAGGGTCTGAAATCGATGTCAAAGGCCAAGATTTCGAGCTCATTCCCTTCGGTGCTGGAAGAAGGATCTGTCTTGGACTGCCATTAGCTCATTGGATGGTGCACCTGATGCTGGCCTCTCTTCTTCACTCCTTTGATTGGAAGCTTCAAGGAGATATGAAACCAGAAGAGATGGACATGAGTCAGAAGTTTGGAGTTTCATTACAGAAGGCCCAGCCTCTCCTGGCTATCCCCATCAAAGTTTAA